A window of Streptomyces sp. SAI-127 contains these coding sequences:
- a CDS encoding glycoside hydrolase family 18 chitinase yields MRFRHRAAAGFATLLLPFAGLVGLASSAQAASTATATYAKTQDWGTGFEGKWTVKNTGTTSLSSWTVEWDFPSGTSVTSAWDADVTSSGTHWTAKNKSWNGTLAPGASVSFGFNGTGSGSPAGCKLNGGSCDGGSTPGDAAPSAPGTPTASGITNTSVKLAWSAATDDKGIKNYDVLRDGAKVATVTTTSYTDTGLTAGTDYSYTVQARDTADQTGPASGAVAVHTTGGTTDPPPTGSKVKLGYFTEWGVYGRNYHVKNLVTSGSASKITHINYAFGNVKDGKCVVDDTYAAYDKAYTADQAVSGVADTWDQPLRGNFNQLRELKAKYPHIKVLYSFGGWTYSGGFAQAAANPAAFAASCKSVIEDPRWADVFDGIDIDWEYPNACGLTCDTSGAAAFKNLMGALRSEFGPSYLVTAAITADGSSGGKIDAADYGGASQYVDWYNVMTYDYFGAFDADGPTAPHSPLTSYAGIPTAGFNSADAIAKLKSKGVASNKLLLGIGFYGRGWTGVTQAAPGGSATGAAPGTYEAGIEDYKILKTSCPTTGTVAGTAYAYCGNNWWSYDTPATIAGKMTWAKNQGLGGAFFWEFSGDTGNGELVSAINSGLS; encoded by the coding sequence ATGCGCTTCAGACACAGAGCCGCGGCAGGATTCGCGACACTGTTGCTCCCCTTCGCCGGCCTGGTCGGCCTCGCGAGCTCCGCCCAGGCCGCGAGCACCGCCACCGCCACCTACGCCAAGACCCAGGACTGGGGCACCGGCTTCGAAGGCAAGTGGACGGTGAAGAACACCGGTACCACCAGCCTCAGTTCCTGGACCGTCGAGTGGGACTTCCCCTCCGGCACCTCCGTCACCTCCGCCTGGGACGCCGACGTCACCTCCTCCGGCACCCACTGGACCGCCAAGAACAAGTCCTGGAACGGCACCCTCGCCCCCGGCGCCTCCGTCTCCTTCGGCTTCAACGGCACCGGCTCCGGCTCCCCGGCGGGCTGCAAGCTCAACGGCGGCAGTTGTGACGGCGGCTCCACTCCGGGAGACGCGGCACCGTCCGCCCCCGGCACCCCCACCGCCTCCGGCATCACCAACACCTCGGTGAAGCTGGCCTGGAGCGCCGCCACCGACGACAAGGGCATCAAGAACTACGACGTGCTGCGCGACGGTGCCAAGGTGGCGACCGTGACGACGACCTCGTACACGGACACCGGTCTGACCGCCGGCACCGACTACTCGTACACCGTGCAGGCCCGTGACACCGCCGACCAGACCGGACCGGCCAGCGGCGCGGTCGCCGTGCACACCACCGGCGGCACCACCGACCCGCCACCCACCGGCTCCAAGGTCAAGCTCGGCTACTTCACCGAGTGGGGCGTGTACGGCCGCAACTACCACGTCAAGAACCTGGTGACCTCGGGCTCCGCCTCGAAGATCACGCACATCAACTACGCCTTCGGCAACGTCAAGGACGGCAAGTGCGTCGTCGACGACACCTACGCGGCCTACGACAAGGCGTACACCGCCGACCAGGCCGTCAGCGGCGTCGCCGACACCTGGGACCAGCCGCTGCGCGGCAACTTCAACCAGCTGCGTGAGCTCAAGGCCAAGTACCCGCACATCAAGGTGCTCTACTCCTTCGGCGGCTGGACCTACTCCGGCGGCTTCGCGCAGGCCGCGGCCAACCCCGCCGCCTTCGCCGCCTCCTGCAAGTCGGTCATCGAGGACCCGCGCTGGGCGGATGTCTTCGACGGCATCGACATCGACTGGGAGTACCCGAACGCCTGCGGTCTGACCTGCGACACCAGCGGGGCCGCCGCCTTCAAGAACCTGATGGGTGCGCTGCGTTCGGAGTTCGGCCCCAGCTACCTGGTCACCGCGGCCATCACGGCCGACGGCTCCTCCGGCGGCAAGATCGACGCGGCCGACTACGGTGGCGCCTCCCAGTACGTCGACTGGTACAACGTGATGACGTACGACTACTTCGGCGCCTTCGACGCGGACGGGCCGACCGCCCCGCACTCCCCGCTCACCTCGTACGCCGGCATCCCGACGGCGGGCTTCAACTCGGCCGACGCGATCGCCAAGCTGAAGTCGAAGGGCGTGGCCTCGAACAAGCTGCTGCTCGGCATCGGCTTCTACGGCCGCGGCTGGACCGGCGTCACCCAGGCCGCCCCCGGCGGCTCGGCGACCGGAGCGGCACCCGGCACCTACGAGGCGGGCATCGAGGACTACAAGATCCTCAAGACGTCCTGCCCCACCACCGGCACCGTCGCGGGCACGGCGTACGCCTACTGCGGCAACAACTGGTGGTCCTACGACACCCCCGCGACGATCGCCGGCAAGATGACCTGGGCCAAGAACCAGGGCCTCGGCGGCGCGTTCTTCTGGGAGTTCAGCGGCGACACCGGTAACGGAGAGCTGGTGAGCGCCATCAACAGCGGGCTGTCGTAA
- a CDS encoding DUF2550 domain-containing protein — protein sequence MVLALTVCGIVVALVVLGLFVFGLRRRLIQRSGGTFDCSLRWDVPEKTDTSGKGWSYGVARYNGDRVEWYRVFSYAYRPRRVLERAAIEVAGRRLPEGEEELALLSDHIVLTCLHRGTRLELAMSEDALTGFLAWLEAAPPGQRVNVA from the coding sequence ATGGTCCTCGCTCTGACTGTGTGCGGAATCGTCGTGGCCCTGGTGGTGCTCGGGCTGTTCGTCTTCGGTCTGCGGCGCAGACTCATCCAGCGCTCCGGCGGCACCTTCGACTGTTCCCTGCGCTGGGACGTGCCGGAGAAGACCGACACCAGCGGCAAAGGCTGGAGCTACGGCGTCGCCCGCTACAACGGCGACCGTGTCGAGTGGTACCGCGTCTTCTCCTACGCCTATCGCCCGCGCCGGGTGCTGGAGCGCGCCGCGATCGAGGTCGCCGGGCGTCGCCTGCCCGAGGGCGAGGAGGAGCTGGCGCTGCTCTCTGACCACATCGTGCTGACCTGTCTGCACCGGGGCACGCGTCTCGAGCTCGCGATGAGCGAAGACGCGCTGACCGGTTTCCTCGCGTGGCTGGAGGCAGCCCCGCCCGGTCAGCGCGTAAACGTCGCTTAG
- a CDS encoding F0F1 ATP synthase subunit epsilon — MAAELHVALVAADREVWSGEATLVVARTTSGDIGVMPGHQPLLGVLESGPVTIRTSDGGTVVAAVHGGFISFADNKLSLLAEIAELSDEIDVQRAERELERAKAEGDAAAERRADVRLRAATAR, encoded by the coding sequence TTGGCTGCTGAGCTGCACGTCGCGCTGGTCGCGGCCGACCGAGAGGTCTGGTCCGGCGAGGCCACCCTGGTCGTCGCGCGCACCACGTCCGGCGACATCGGCGTCATGCCCGGTCACCAGCCGCTGCTCGGTGTGCTGGAGTCGGGCCCGGTGACCATCCGTACGAGTGATGGCGGGACGGTCGTCGCCGCTGTGCACGGCGGTTTCATCTCGTTCGCGGACAACAAGCTGTCGCTGCTGGCCGAGATCGCCGAGCTGTCGGACGAGATCGACGTCCAGCGCGCGGAGCGGGAGCTGGAGCGCGCGAAGGCGGAGGGCGACGCCGCCGCCGAGCGTCGTGCGGACGTACGACTGCGTGCGGCGACGGCGCGCTGA
- the atpD gene encoding F0F1 ATP synthase subunit beta — protein MTTTVETAVATGRVARVIGPVVDVEFPVDAMPEIYNALHVEVADPAKDGEKKTLTLEVAQHLGDGLVRTISMQPTDGLVRQATVTDTGTGITVPVGDFTKGKVFNTLGEVLNVDETYEGERWSIHRKAPNFDELESKTEMFETGVKVIDLLTPYVKGGKIGLFGGAGVGKTVLIQEMIYRVANNHDGVSVFAGVGERTREGNDLIEEMAESGVIDKTALVFGQMDEPPGTRLRVALAGLTMAEYFRDVQKQDVLFFIDNIFRFTQAGSEVSTLLGRMPSAVGYQPNLADEMGLLQERITSTRGHSITSMQAIYVPADDLTDPAPATTFAHLDATTVLSRPISEKGIYPAVDPLDSTSRILDPRYITADHYNTAMRVKGVLQKYKDLQDIIAILGIDELGEEDKLVVQRARRVERFLSQNTHVAKQFTGVDGSDVPLDESITAFNAIIDGDYDHFPEQAFFLCGGIEDLKANAKELGVS, from the coding sequence ATGACGACGACAGTTGAGACGGCCGTTGCCACGGGCCGCGTCGCCCGGGTCATCGGCCCGGTCGTCGACGTGGAGTTCCCCGTCGACGCGATGCCGGAGATCTACAACGCGCTTCACGTCGAGGTGGCCGACCCGGCCAAGGACGGCGAGAAGAAGACGCTGACCCTGGAGGTCGCCCAGCACCTGGGTGACGGCCTGGTCCGCACCATCTCCATGCAGCCCACCGACGGTCTGGTCCGCCAGGCCACCGTCACCGACACCGGCACGGGCATCACCGTCCCGGTCGGCGACTTCACCAAGGGCAAGGTGTTCAACACCCTCGGTGAGGTGCTGAACGTCGACGAGACCTACGAGGGCGAGCGCTGGTCCATCCACCGCAAGGCCCCGAACTTCGACGAGCTCGAGTCGAAGACCGAGATGTTCGAGACCGGCGTCAAGGTCATCGACCTTCTCACCCCGTACGTCAAGGGTGGAAAGATCGGTCTGTTCGGTGGTGCCGGCGTCGGCAAGACGGTGCTCATCCAGGAGATGATCTACCGCGTCGCCAACAACCACGACGGTGTCTCCGTGTTCGCCGGTGTCGGTGAGCGCACCCGTGAGGGCAACGACCTCATCGAGGAGATGGCGGAGTCGGGCGTCATCGACAAGACCGCCCTGGTCTTCGGCCAGATGGACGAGCCCCCGGGCACCCGTCTGCGCGTGGCCCTGGCCGGTCTGACCATGGCGGAGTACTTCCGCGATGTGCAGAAGCAGGACGTGCTGTTCTTCATCGACAACATCTTCCGCTTCACGCAGGCCGGTTCCGAGGTCTCGACCCTGCTCGGCCGGATGCCCTCCGCGGTGGGCTACCAGCCGAACCTGGCCGACGAGATGGGTCTCCTCCAGGAGCGCATCACCTCGACCCGTGGTCACTCGATCACCTCGATGCAGGCGATCTACGTCCCCGCGGACGACCTGACCGACCCGGCCCCGGCCACCACCTTCGCCCACCTCGACGCGACGACGGTTCTCTCCCGTCCGATCTCCGAGAAGGGCATCTACCCGGCCGTGGACCCGCTGGACTCCACGTCCCGGATCCTGGACCCGCGCTACATCACGGCGGACCACTACAACACCGCCATGCGTGTCAAGGGGGTCCTGCAGAAGTACAAGGATCTCCAGGACATCATCGCCATCCTCGGCATCGACGAGCTCGGCGAGGAGGACAAGCTGGTCGTCCAGCGTGCCCGCCGCGTGGAGCGCTTCCTGTCCCAGAACACCCACGTCGCCAAGCAGTTCACCGGCGTGGACGGCTCGGACGTGCCGCTGGACGAGTCGATCACCGCGTTCAACGCGATCATCGACGGCGACTACGACCACTTCCCGGAGCAGGCGTTCTTCCTGTGCGGTGGCATCGAGGACCTCAAGGCCAACGCCAAGGAGCTCGGCGTCTCCTGA
- a CDS encoding F0F1 ATP synthase subunit gamma — translation MGAQLRVYKRRIRSVTATKKITKAMEMIAASRVVKAQRKVAASTPYAQELTRAVTAVGTGSNTKHPLTTQAETVVRSAVLLLTSDRGLAGAFNSNAIKTAEQLTERLEREGKEVEIYIVGRRGVAHYNFRERKITESWGGFTDQPTYADAKKVAAPLIEAIEKDTAEGGVDELHIVFTEFVSMMTQTALDDRLLPLSLEDVAKEAAPQGEILPLYDFEPSAEDVLDALLPRYVESRIYNALLQSAASKHAATRRAMKSATDNAGDLITSLSRLANAARQAEITQEISEIVGGSAALADASAGSDR, via the coding sequence ATGGGAGCCCAGCTCCGGGTCTACAAGCGTCGCATCCGATCCGTCACCGCGACCAAGAAGATCACCAAGGCGATGGAGATGATCGCCGCCTCGCGCGTCGTCAAGGCGCAGCGCAAGGTGGCGGCCTCCACGCCGTACGCGCAGGAACTGACGCGTGCGGTCACGGCGGTTGGTACCGGCTCGAACACGAAGCACCCGCTGACCACGCAGGCCGAGACGGTCGTGCGGTCCGCGGTGCTGCTCCTGACGAGCGACCGTGGTCTCGCCGGTGCCTTCAACTCCAACGCCATCAAGACGGCGGAGCAGCTCACCGAGCGGCTGGAGCGCGAGGGCAAGGAGGTCGAGATCTACATCGTCGGCCGCCGTGGTGTCGCGCACTACAACTTCCGTGAGCGCAAGATCACGGAGTCGTGGGGCGGCTTCACCGACCAGCCAACGTACGCGGACGCCAAGAAGGTCGCGGCGCCGCTGATCGAGGCCATCGAGAAGGACACGGCCGAGGGCGGCGTGGACGAGCTCCACATCGTCTTCACCGAGTTCGTCTCGATGATGACGCAGACGGCGCTCGACGACCGTCTGCTCCCGCTCAGCCTCGAAGACGTGGCGAAGGAGGCCGCCCCCCAGGGCGAGATCCTCCCGTTGTACGACTTCGAGCCCTCGGCGGAGGACGTCCTCGACGCCCTTCTGCCGCGCTACGTCGAGAGCCGTATCTACAACGCGCTGCTCCAGTCGGCCGCCTCCAAGCACGCCGCCACGCGGCGCGCGATGAAGTCGGCCACCGACAACGCGGGAGACCTGATCACCAGCCTCTCCCGACTTGCCAACGCGGCCCGCCAGGCCGAAATCACCCAGGAAATCAGCGAGATCGTCGGTGGCTCCGCAGCCCTGGCCGACGCGTCCGCGGGGAGTGACAGGTAA
- the atpA gene encoding F0F1 ATP synthase subunit alpha produces MAELTIRPEEIRDALENFVQSYKPDAASREEVGTVTLAGDGIAKVEGLPSAMANELLKFEDGTLGLALNLEEREIGCVVLGEFSGIEEGQPVSRTGEVLSVAVGEGYLGRVVDPLGNPIDGLGEIETSGRRALELQAPGVMARKSVHEPMETGYKAVDAMTPIGRGQRQLIIGDRQTGKTALAVDTIINQRDNWRSGDPKKQVRCVYVAIGQKGSTIASVRGALEEAGALEYTTIVAAPASDPAGFKYLAPYTGSAIGQQWMYEGKHVLIIFDDLSKQADAYRAVSLLLRRPPGREAYPGDVFYLHSRLLERCAKLSDELGAGSMTGLPIVETKANDVSAFIPTNVISITDGQCFLESDLFNAGQRPALNVGISVSRVGGSAQHKAMKQVSGRLRLDLAQYRELEAFAAFGSDLDAASKAQLERGQRLVELLKQAQYQPMATEDQVVSIWAATTGKLDEVPVSDIRRFEKELLEYLHRKEQGLMTSIKEGGKMSDDTLTAIADGIADFKKQFETSDGKLLGEDAPAATAK; encoded by the coding sequence ATGGCGGAGCTCACGATCCGGCCGGAGGAGATCCGGGACGCGCTGGAGAACTTCGTCCAGTCGTACAAGCCGGACGCGGCCTCGCGCGAGGAGGTCGGTACGGTCACCCTTGCCGGCGACGGCATCGCGAAGGTCGAGGGTCTGCCCTCGGCCATGGCCAACGAACTGCTGAAGTTCGAGGACGGCACCCTCGGCCTCGCGCTCAACCTGGAAGAGCGCGAGATCGGCTGCGTCGTCCTCGGTGAGTTCAGCGGCATCGAGGAGGGTCAGCCGGTCTCCCGTACCGGTGAGGTCCTCTCCGTGGCCGTCGGCGAGGGCTACCTCGGCCGCGTCGTCGACCCGCTCGGCAACCCGATCGACGGCCTCGGTGAGATCGAGACCAGCGGTCGTCGCGCGCTTGAGCTGCAGGCTCCGGGCGTCATGGCCCGTAAGTCGGTGCACGAGCCGATGGAGACCGGCTACAAGGCCGTCGACGCGATGACCCCGATCGGCCGTGGCCAGCGTCAGCTGATCATCGGTGACCGTCAGACCGGCAAGACCGCCCTGGCCGTCGACACGATCATCAACCAGCGTGACAACTGGCGCTCCGGCGACCCGAAGAAGCAGGTCCGCTGCGTCTACGTCGCCATCGGCCAGAAGGGCTCGACCATCGCCTCCGTGCGTGGCGCCCTCGAAGAGGCCGGCGCGCTGGAGTACACGACCATCGTCGCCGCCCCGGCGTCCGACCCGGCCGGCTTCAAGTACCTGGCGCCGTACACCGGTTCGGCCATCGGCCAGCAGTGGATGTACGAGGGCAAGCACGTCCTCATCATCTTCGACGACCTCTCGAAGCAGGCCGACGCCTACCGCGCCGTGTCCCTCCTGCTGCGCCGCCCGCCGGGCCGTGAGGCCTACCCGGGTGACGTCTTCTACCTGCACTCCCGTCTGCTGGAGCGCTGTGCGAAGCTCTCCGACGAGCTGGGTGCCGGCTCGATGACCGGTCTGCCGATCGTCGAGACCAAGGCCAACGACGTCTCGGCGTTCATCCCGACCAACGTCATCTCCATCACCGACGGCCAGTGCTTCCTGGAGTCGGACCTGTTCAACGCCGGTCAGCGCCCCGCGCTGAACGTCGGTATCTCCGTCTCCCGAGTCGGTGGTTCCGCGCAGCACAAGGCGATGAAGCAGGTTTCCGGCCGTCTGCGCCTGGACCTCGCCCAGTACCGTGAGCTGGAGGCGTTCGCCGCCTTCGGTTCCGACCTGGACGCCGCGTCGAAGGCGCAGCTGGAGCGCGGTCAGCGACTGGTCGAGCTGCTCAAGCAGGCTCAGTACCAGCCGATGGCCACCGAGGACCAGGTCGTCTCCATCTGGGCGGCCACCACCGGCAAGCTGGACGAGGTCCCGGTCTCCGACATCCGCCGCTTCGAGAAGGAGCTGCTGGAGTACCTGCACCGCAAGGAGCAGGGCCTCATGACCTCCATCAAGGAGGGCGGCAAGATGTCGGACGACACGCTCACCGCCATCGCCGACGGCATCGCGGACTTCAAGAAGCAGTTCGAGACTTCGGACGGCAAGCTTCTCGGCGAAGACGCGCCGGCCGCCACGGCCAAGTGA
- a CDS encoding F0F1 ATP synthase subunit delta, producing the protein MNGASRDALAAARERLDALTDNTSVDAGSLADELAAVTALLDREVSLRRVLTDPAQPGEAKAELAQRLIGTQVGGPATDLVSGMVRSRWSRSRDLVDALEELADAADLTAAQQRGKLDSVEDELFRFGRIVASSTELRAALTDRAATATAKRELLGSLLGGRADATTERLVTRLVAAPRGRSLEAGLESLSKLAAERRDRMVAVVTSAVPLSDQQKQRLGGALAKLYGRQMHLNLDVDPEVLGGIRVQVGDEVINGSIADRIEDAGRRLAG; encoded by the coding sequence ATGAACGGAGCGAGCCGCGATGCCCTGGCAGCCGCACGCGAGCGTCTCGACGCGCTGACGGACAACACGTCCGTGGACGCCGGCTCGCTCGCCGACGAGCTGGCCGCCGTCACCGCGCTGCTCGACCGCGAGGTGTCGCTGCGTCGGGTCCTGACCGACCCGGCGCAGCCCGGCGAGGCCAAGGCCGAACTGGCCCAGCGCCTGATCGGCACGCAGGTCGGAGGCCCCGCCACCGACCTGGTGTCCGGCATGGTGCGCTCCCGCTGGTCGCGCTCGCGTGACCTGGTGGACGCGCTGGAGGAGCTGGCCGACGCCGCCGACCTCACCGCCGCGCAGCAGCGGGGCAAGCTCGACAGCGTCGAGGACGAGCTGTTCCGGTTCGGCCGGATCGTCGCCTCGAGCACCGAGCTGCGCGCCGCGCTGACCGACCGCGCCGCAACGGCCACGGCCAAGCGTGAGCTGCTCGGCAGCCTGCTCGGCGGCCGCGCCGATGCGACGACCGAGCGTCTGGTGACGCGCCTTGTGGCCGCGCCCCGGGGACGTAGCCTGGAGGCGGGACTGGAGTCCCTGTCCAAGCTCGCCGCCGAGCGCCGGGACCGCATGGTGGCCGTCGTCACCTCGGCGGTTCCGCTGAGCGACCAGCAGAAGCAGCGTCTGGGCGGTGCCCTGGCGAAGCTCTACGGCCGCCAGATGCACCTCAACCTCGACGTGGACCCCGAGGTCCTCGGCGGGATCCGGGTGCAGGTCGGCGACGAGGTCATCAACGGCTCCATCGCGGACCGCATCGAGGACGCCGGCCGCCGCCTGGCGGGCTGA
- a CDS encoding F0F1 ATP synthase subunit B → MSQLLIAASEGENPLIPPIPELVIGLIAFVIVFGFLAKKLLPNINKVLDERREAIEGGIEKAEAAQTEAQSVLEQYKAQLAEARHEAARLRQEAQEQGATLIAEMRAEGQRQREEIVAAGHAQIEADRKAASSALRQDVGKLATDLAGKLVGESLEDHARQSRVIDRFLDDLEEKAEAAR, encoded by the coding sequence ATGAGCCAGCTGCTCATTGCGGCGAGTGAGGGGGAGAATCCCCTCATTCCGCCGATCCCCGAGCTCGTCATCGGCCTCATCGCCTTCGTCATCGTCTTCGGCTTCCTCGCCAAGAAGCTCCTCCCGAACATCAACAAGGTTCTGGACGAGCGTCGCGAGGCCATCGAGGGCGGTATCGAGAAGGCCGAGGCCGCGCAGACCGAGGCCCAGAGCGTCCTTGAGCAGTACAAGGCACAGCTCGCCGAGGCCCGCCACGAGGCAGCGCGTCTGCGCCAGGAGGCGCAGGAGCAGGGCGCCACGCTCATCGCCGAGATGCGCGCGGAAGGCCAGCGGCAGCGCGAGGAGATCGTCGCCGCCGGTCACGCGCAGATCGAGGCCGACCGCAAGGCCGCTTCCTCCGCGCTGCGCCAGGACGTCGGCAAGCTCGCCACCGACCTGGCCGGCAAGCTCGTCGGTGAGTCCCTCGAGGACCACGCCCGGCAGAGCCGCGTGATCGACCGCTTCCTCGACGACCTCGAGGAGAAGGCCGAGGCCGCGCGATGA
- the atpE gene encoding ATP synthase F0 subunit C, which translates to MSQTLAAVEGSLGSIGYGLAAIGPGVGVGIIFGNGTQALARQPEAAGLIRANQILGFAFCEALALIGLVMPFVYGY; encoded by the coding sequence ATGTCCCAGACCCTTGCTGCTGTCGAAGGCTCCCTCGGCTCCATCGGTTACGGCCTCGCCGCGATCGGCCCGGGCGTCGGCGTCGGCATCATCTTCGGTAACGGCACCCAGGCTCTCGCCCGTCAGCCCGAGGCGGCCGGCCTGATCCGCGCCAACCAGATCCTCGGTTTCGCCTTCTGTGAGGCGCTGGCGCTGATCGGACTGGTCATGCCGTTCGTCTACGGCTACTGA
- the atpB gene encoding F0F1 ATP synthase subunit A codes for MSADPTQVLAFDTNCHLFDGCGFAEVSPGLHSFLFQPLMGDGDSNLYFNKTMLLALLGSIIIVGFFWAAFRRPQVVPGKLQMVAEAGYDFIRRGVVYETIGKKEGEKYVPLVVSLFFFVWMLNLWSIIPIAQFPVTSIISYPLVLALIVYILWVSLTFKRHGFVGFWKNVTGYDKSLGAVLPLAMLIEAFSNLLIRPFTHAVRLFANMFAGHTLLLLFTIASWYMLNGVGIAYAGVSFVMVIVMTAFELFIQALQAYVFVLLTCTYIQGALAEHH; via the coding sequence GTGAGTGCTGACCCGACGCAGGTGCTCGCCTTCGACACCAACTGCCACCTGTTCGACGGGTGTGGCTTCGCCGAAGTGTCCCCGGGCCTGCATTCGTTCCTGTTCCAGCCCTTGATGGGCGACGGGGACAGCAACCTGTACTTCAACAAGACGATGTTGCTGGCGCTTCTCGGCTCGATCATCATCGTCGGATTCTTCTGGGCGGCCTTCCGTAGGCCGCAGGTCGTGCCCGGCAAGCTCCAGATGGTCGCCGAGGCGGGCTACGACTTCATCCGGCGCGGTGTCGTCTACGAGACCATCGGCAAGAAGGAAGGCGAGAAGTACGTACCGCTCGTCGTCTCGCTGTTCTTCTTCGTCTGGATGCTGAACCTGTGGTCGATCATCCCGATCGCCCAGTTCCCGGTCACCTCGATCATCTCGTATCCGCTGGTCCTGGCCCTGATCGTCTACATCCTCTGGGTGTCCCTGACCTTCAAGCGGCACGGGTTCGTCGGCTTCTGGAAGAACGTCACGGGCTACGACAAGTCGCTCGGCGCGGTGCTGCCGCTGGCCATGCTGATCGAGGCGTTCTCGAACCTGCTGATCCGGCCGTTCACCCACGCTGTGCGACTCTTCGCGAACATGTTCGCCGGTCACACCCTGCTGCTGCTCTTCACGATCGCCAGCTGGTACATGCTGAACGGTGTGGGCATCGCCTACGCGGGCGTCTCGTTCGTGATGGTCATCGTGATGACTGCCTTCGAGCTGTTCATCCAGGCCCTTCAGGCGTACGTCTTCGTCCTGCTGACCTGCACCTACATTCAGGGCGCTCTCGCCGAGCACCACTGA
- a CDS encoding MraY family glycosyltransferase, whose protein sequence is MREYLLTLCITAAVTYLLTGPVRKFAIVAGAMPEIRARDVHREPTPRLGGIAMFFGLCAGLLVADHLTNLSEVFEKSNEPRALLSGAALIWLIGVLDDKFEIDALIKLGGQMIAAGVMVMQGLTILWLPIPSVGSVALTQWQGTLLTVALVVITINAVNFVDGLDGLAAGMVCIAAAAFFLYAYRIWYSYGIEAAAPATLFSAILMGMCLGFLPHNMHPARIFMGDSGSMLIGLVLAAGAISITGQIDPDALKLFAGSEKAAVHQTVPVYIPLLLPLSIIAVPAADLISAIVRRTWRGQSPFAADRGHLHHRLLEIGHSHSRAVWIMYFWSALIAFGSLAYSVNSASMWIVLGVVFLSAIGLVLLLLPRFTPRAPMWAQAVVPPRYRRRRPVTAEPVEVEQRTPVAVGVAGVNGATALRARPHAPERRKAETSR, encoded by the coding sequence GTGCGTGAATACCTGCTGACGCTCTGCATCACGGCCGCGGTGACGTATCTGCTGACAGGGCCGGTACGGAAGTTCGCGATCGTGGCCGGAGCGATGCCGGAGATCAGGGCCCGTGACGTGCACCGGGAACCGACTCCGAGGCTCGGCGGTATCGCCATGTTCTTCGGACTGTGCGCGGGCCTGCTGGTCGCCGACCACCTGACCAACCTCAGCGAGGTCTTCGAGAAGTCGAACGAACCGCGCGCCCTGCTCTCCGGAGCGGCCCTGATCTGGCTGATCGGTGTCCTGGACGACAAGTTCGAGATCGACGCCCTGATCAAGCTGGGCGGCCAGATGATCGCCGCGGGCGTGATGGTCATGCAGGGTCTGACGATCCTGTGGCTGCCCATCCCCAGCGTCGGCTCGGTCGCGCTGACCCAGTGGCAGGGCACCCTGCTGACGGTCGCGCTCGTCGTCATCACCATCAACGCGGTGAACTTCGTCGACGGCCTCGACGGTCTCGCGGCCGGCATGGTCTGCATCGCGGCGGCGGCGTTCTTCCTGTACGCCTACCGGATCTGGTACTCGTACGGCATCGAGGCGGCCGCCCCGGCGACGCTGTTCTCGGCGATCCTGATGGGCATGTGCCTGGGCTTCCTGCCGCACAACATGCACCCCGCGCGGATCTTCATGGGCGACTCGGGTTCGATGCTCATCGGCCTGGTGCTGGCCGCGGGTGCGATCTCCATCACCGGGCAGATCGACCCGGACGCGCTGAAGCTGTTCGCCGGGTCCGAGAAGGCGGCCGTGCACCAGACGGTCCCCGTCTACATCCCGCTGCTGCTGCCGCTGAGCATCATCGCGGTGCCGGCCGCCGACCTGATCTCGGCGATCGTGCGCCGTACTTGGCGCGGTCAGTCGCCGTTCGCCGCCGACCGCGGGCACCTGCACCACCGGCTCCTGGAGATCGGGCACTCGCACAGCCGCGCGGTGTGGATCATGTACTTCTGGTCGGCGCTGATCGCGTTCGGCTCGCTCGCCTACTCGGTGAACTCCGCGTCCATGTGGATCGTGCTCGGCGTCGTGTTCCTCAGCGCGATCGGTCTCGTGCTGCTCCTGCTGCCGCGCTTCACCCCGCGCGCCCCGATGTGGGCCCAGGCCGTCGTGCCGCCTCGCTACCGCCGCCGGCGTCCCGTGACCGCGGAGCCGGTGGAAGTGGAACAGCGCACCCCGGTCGCCGTCGGGGTGGCGGGTGTCAACGGCGCGACCGCGCTGCGGGCTCGTCCGCACGCCCCGGAGAGGAGGAAGGCCGAGACCTCGCGCTGA